The DNA window GCCCGCAGTGTGGTGCCGATGACGCGGGCGCGCTTGGCCAGCAGCTTGCCGATGTTGAGCTCGCCCTTGATGCCGCCCTGCATGCCGATGATGACCAGCTGCCCGTCGGTGGCCAGGGCGTCGATATTGCGGTCCAGATAGGAGGCGCCCATGATGTCGAAGATCACATCGGCGCCGCCGGCCTCCCGCAGCCGCTGGACGAAGTCCTCGTCGCGATAGTTGATGGTGATCTCGGCGCCCAGCTCGCGGCAGAATTCCAGCTTCTCCGCCGACCCGGCCGTGACGGCCACCCGGGCACCCAACGCCCGGGCGATTTGGATCGCGTGCGTTCCGATGCCGCTGGCCCCGCCGTGCATCAGCAGCAGCTGGCCCTTGCCCAGGTGGGCGGTCAGCACCAGGTTCGACCACACGGTGCAGGCAACCTCGGGCAGCCCGGCGGCGTCGACCAGATCGACGCCGTCCGGAATGGGCAGCAGCTGGCCGGCGGGAACGGCGACGTACTCGGCGTATCCGCCCCCGGCGAGCAGCGCGCAAACCTGTTGTCCGACAGACCATTCGGCGACACCCGAGCCGACGTCGGCGATGACGCCGGACACTTCCATGCCGATGATCTCGCTGGCTCCCGGTGGGGGCGGATATTTGCCGGCGGCCTGCAGCAGATCGGCGCGGTTCACGCCGGCGCCGGCCACCTTGACCAATACCTCGCCCGGCGCGGCGGAAACGTCGGGCACTTCCTGCCAGGAGAGCTGATCGGGTGATTCGGCGACGATGGCGCGCATGGTGGCCACGCTACCGACCCCCGTTACCCTTACTCGTGGTGGCGTGGCAGAGCGGCCTAATGCACTCGCCTTGAAAGCGAGAGACGGCTAAAACCGTCCGGGGGTTCAAATCCCTCCGCCACCGCTCTCACGAGTCGACACTCTGGTGCAGCGTCGGCGCGTAGCGCAGCACCGCACCCACGCCGTCGGCCGGGGCGATCCGCTCGTCGGTGCGCACCAGGGCGGCGCCGACCGAGATCGCCGATACCGGCAGCGCCTCGTCGGCCCGCAGCGTCTTGGCGGGAGCGGCGCCCTGCTCGGACAACACGTTTTCGTCGGGGCAAGCGTCGTCAAGCCTTCGTCGGCGACGACGGTCGCATCGCCGATGTCTCCGATGATCAGCGTCTCCACCGCGCCTTGACGCAGCGCCGAGCAGACCGCGCCGAGTCCCTCGGCCGCCAGCCCGGACTGCCGCCCGATCTCGGCGGTAAAGCGCTGCGCCGCATCGTCGATCGTGCGCAGCTGGCGCTTGACGAATTCGTTTTCGATGGCGTGCTCGATCTCGCTGAAGTCGTGACCGCTGTGGCGTGCGCCCACCTCGAGCGCCACCGCACGCTGCTGCAACCGCTCGGGTAGCGCGGCGAGCAGATCGGAACGCGAGCGCACCTCACCGACCACGAAGATCACCTCGATCGCCTTGTCGTCGGCGAGCTCCGCGACGCGGTCGGCGACGGC is part of the Mycobacterium mantenii genome and encodes:
- a CDS encoding NAD(P)H-quinone oxidoreductase encodes the protein MRAIVAESPDQLSWQEVPDVSAAPGEVLVKVAGAGVNRADLLQAAGKYPPPPGASEIIGMEVSGVIADVGSGVAEWSVGQQVCALLAGGGYAEYVAVPAGQLLPIPDGVDLVDAAGLPEVACTVWSNLVLTAHLGKGQLLLMHGGASGIGTHAIQIARALGARVAVTAGSAEKLEFCRELGAEITINYRDEDFVQRLREAGGADVIFDIMGASYLDRNIDALATDGQLVIIGMQGGIKGELNIGKLLAKRARVIGTTLRARPGTGPNSKAEIVQAVIGSVWPMIAEGRVRPIIGARIPIQQAGEAHQRLTSSTVTGKIVLTV